The following nucleotide sequence is from Candidatus Bipolaricaulis sibiricus.
ACACAAGGACCGTGTTCGCGAGCACGCCGGAGTCCTTCATCCCCAGGTACAGCTCGTTCCCCTCGCGCGATCGCTCGCCGACGCCGGCAAACACCGAGAACCCCTGATGCTCGTAGGCGATCGCCCGGATCAGCTCCATGATGAGGACGGTCTTCCCTACCCCGGCACCTCCGAACAGCCCCACCTTGCCGCCCTTCGGAATCGGCGCAATGAGGTCCAGAACCTTGATTCCCGTCTCCAGAACTTCGTCCTCGACCGCGAGGTCGGCAAGCGGAGGCGACTCGCGGTGAATGGGATACCGCTTGGTGGCCGGGGGAGGCGGCTGCTCGTCAATGGGCCGCCCGGTGAGATCGAACATCCGCCCCAGGGTCTCGGGACCTACGGGGACGGTGATTGGCCCGCCCGTGTCGATGACCTCATCGGCCCGGCGCAGCCCGTCGGTGGAGTCCATGGCGATCGCCCGTACTGTGGAGTCGCCGAGATGTTGAGCCACTTCGAGGATGAGGTCTCCCTCCTCGCGCCGGATGGACAACGCCTGGCGCAGTGGCGGAAGGTGGCCAGGGGGGAACTGAACGTCTACCACCGGCCCGCGAATCGTCAGAATCCGTCCCTTGATTGTACGCGCGTTCTCGGTCATCCGTCCTCCCGCAAGGCCTCGGCGCCGCCCATGATGTCGGCGAGCTCGGTGGTGATCCGGTGCTGCCGTGCCTTATTGTAGCTCAGGGTGAGCTTCTCCAGAAGCTCATCGGCGTTGTCTGTGGCTGCCTTCATCGCCTGGCGACGAACGGCCAACTCGGAAGCCTTCGCCTCCAGCAAGATGCCCAGGATACGTCCCGTGAGGTACACGCCGATCAGTCCATCCAACGTCGTGGTGAGGTCAGGCTCGATGAGGATGTCGCGGGGTGTGCCGGGAGGTAACTCGACAGGCAGCACCCGTTCGACCCGGACCTGCTGGGCAAGTTCGCCGCGGAAGTACGTGTAGACGACGTGGATCTCCCCGACCTCTGTTCCGTACAACGCGAGGAGGTCATCGCGCACGCGCCGGGCGATGTCCACGGTGGGGTGGTCGTAGGTGTGGACGTAGCTCCCGGCCAGCGGCCACGGCCCACGACGGAAGTGGCGGTACGCCTTGTCTCCTCCGGCGAGGATCCGCACCTCGGCTTTCTGCTGGGCAAGCTGGGTTGCTGCACGGTTCAGATCGCTCGGGTACCGACCGCACAGCCCGCGGTCGGAGCTGACGACGAGGACCGCCGTCCCCGAGCGATCCACCCCATGGAGGAGCGGGTGGACCACGCCCTCTCGCTGGGCGGTGGCGGCGAGATCGGCAAGCGCGCTCTTCGCGGCGTCGACGAACGGCCGGGCCGCGAGGAGGGTTCGCTTGCGTTGGATGACCTGAGTCGCGGCGATGGTGTACATCGCCCGGGTGATCTGCCGCACGTGGCGGACGTTGCCGATCCGTCGGCGGATCTGACGTACGCGGGCGCCCATCAGACCCTGAATCCCTCCCGGAACCTGACGAGC
It contains:
- a CDS encoding ATP synthase gamma chain, translated to MGARVRQIRRRIGNVRHVRQITRAMYTIAATQVIQRKRTLLAARPFVDAAKSALADLAATAQREGVVHPLLHGVDRSGTAVLVVSSDRGLCGRYPSDLNRAATQLAQQKAEVRILAGGDKAYRHFRRGPWPLAGSYVHTYDHPTVDIARRVRDDLLALYGTEVGEIHVVYTYFRGELAQQVRVERVLPVELPPGTPRDILIEPDLTTTLDGLIGVYLTGRILGILLEAKASELAVRRQAMKAATDNADELLEKLTLSYNKARQHRITTELADIMGGAEALREDG